The following is a genomic window from bacterium.
TATTGTCCAAGCGAATGCTCAAGGCGGTCTGGATCCCCGGTCCGGAACTGTGCGCACACCGTCAGGCCTTGCGCAGACGGCAGCAGTTAATGGGCGACCGTGTACGGGTTCAGCAAAGGATAAAAAGCGAACTGTGTTTTTTCGGTCTCTCGATTGCCAACCCCCGTGGGCCGTGGACTGAAAGCTTTTTCAACCGGCTCAAAGAGATTGTGTTTGACAACTCGTATATGAAGCTGAGTTTTATATCTTTGCTGAATGAATACGAATACCTGAACCACTTGATCGAGCAACAGACTCAACTACTGAAAGAACTTGCAGCCAGTGAACCTTACGTCGAAAGAGTCAGGCTTCTCAGGTCTGTTCCGGGCATCGGACTGATCAGTGCGATGTTCCTGCTCCTTGAACTGGGGGATATCACCCGTTTTACAAGAGCTGAACAACTGGCGGCCTATGTGGGCCTGACCCCTTCCCAGTATTCCAGCGGAGAAAATGTCCGCATGGGCCGTATCACCAGGTGCGGTAAAAGCGAGCTTCGCGCTATCCTGACCGAAGCTGCCTGGACCGCGATAAAGAAAGATTCCGAACTGCGGGAGGTTTACG
Proteins encoded in this region:
- a CDS encoding IS110 family transposase is translated as MKKYNQIIPAGETVFVGIDLHRLSWHITVICSGEVIFSGAHPPEPDKLLNFLKRYQPNRIEAVYEAGYFGFSLYELLNGSGVQCTVTPPTLLLEYGNHVKTDRRDSHKLAYLLSKRMLKAVWIPGPELCAHRQALRRRQQLMGDRVRVQQRIKSELCFFGLSIANPRGPWTESFFNRLKEIVFDNSYMKLSFISLLNEYEYLNHLIEQQTQLLKELAASEPYVERVRLLRSVPGIGLISAMFLLLELGDITRFTRAEQLAAYVGLTPSQYSSGENVRMGRITRCGKSELRAILTEAAWTAIKKDSELREVYENLKFRRGAKKAIVAVARRLLLRCRRVLLDGTRPIACRSQPDC